The genome window TGAATAGTCGAATTCGCACGCCTGGCCGATGACGATGGGGCCGGCGCCGATGATCATGATCGTGGAAATGTCGGTTCTTTTCGGCATGCCGCCTCAGTTGTCATCCGCTCGTCAGCGCTCTTTCGCCCTCATGCCGAGGAGCGCCTTAAGGCGCGTCTCGAAGCAGGAGGGCGAGATGTGTCCAGCGGTTTCCTCGTCCTTCGAGACGGCGGCTGCGCCGCCTCCTCAGGATGAGGAAACCTTTCGTCTTTTGTCCGGCGCACGCCGCGCGGGAGGCGAGCGCGCATAAAAAAGGGCCGCGAATCCGGCCCCTGGACCGGAACGCGTCCCGAACTTGCCCGTCATTCTGTCGGCGCACCGGCGATGCGGGCGGCGAGCGGGGCGCGCCCGGCTCGAAAGTCGCCGCCTGTCTAGACGAGAATGACGGTCCTGTGAAGAGGCGGCAAGGGCGGGAGAGGGGTCACGGAGCGGCGAGATCGCGCCGCAGGCCGGCGAATTGCGCTATCATTCCCATTCCTCGTCGCTTCGAAATGGCCCCCATGCGGATTACGACCTCATTGCTTTTCCCGATGTTGCTTTTCGTCGCCGGCGCGGGGCGCGCCCAGGCCGGCGACCTCTCCGACGTTCTGGCGCAATGCGCGGCGTGTCATGGCGCGGACGGGATCGCCAAAAGCGCCGACGTTCCGCATCTTGCCGGCCAGCACGAGCTCTACCTCCTTAACCAGATCATGGCGTTCAAAACCGGCAGGCGGGCGCACAAGGAGATGCGTTACATGAGCCGCCAAATGTCGGAAGCCGAGATGCGGGACATCGCGCGTCATTACGCAACGATGCCGCGCTGAGCATGTCGACGGCGCGCCAGCTTGCGACTTACGCGTCGGTCGGCGTCGGCGCGACGCTTGCGCATTACGCCGTTCTGATCGCTCTGGTCGAAGGCGCGGGCTGGCGCGCCGTGCCGGCGACGCTGTGCGGCTATGTGGTCGGCGGGGTCGTGGCCTATATCCTCAACCGCCGCCATACCTTTGCAAGCGAGAGGCCGCATGCCGAGGCGACGTGGCGCTTTGCGCTGGTCGCCTTCGTCGGCTTTTGCGTCACCTATGCGTTGATGAGCCTCTTCGTCGATCGCTGGGGCGCGCCTTATCTCCCGGCGCAGATGGTCACCACCGTGCTGGCG of Methylocystis sp. SC2 contains these proteins:
- a CDS encoding cytochrome c; this encodes MRITTSLLFPMLLFVAGAGRAQAGDLSDVLAQCAACHGADGIAKSADVPHLAGQHELYLLNQIMAFKTGRRAHKEMRYMSRQMSEAEMRDIARHYATMPR
- a CDS encoding GtrA family protein, which produces MSTARQLATYASVGVGATLAHYAVLIALVEGAGWRAVPATLCGYVVGGVVAYILNRRHTFASERPHAEATWRFALVAFVGFCVTYALMSLFVDRWGAPYLPAQMVTTVLAMFVTFALNRRWTFG